TTCATAGGCATGGCTGATCTTTTCGCGCTGGAGCATGGCTTTGCGAAACAGACGTTCCAGCGTAGATTGCACGGTGTTCAAAGAAATCGAGCGCGACTGTCCAATGCGGGAATAAACCGCCTTGGTGTCGGACGGGCCGAAGCGCCAGATGTCTTCAAGCACGGCGATTTCCAGATCGCCAAGTGTTGGTACGCTGTGGTTGGTCAAGGTTGTCAGCTCCGAGCTTTGACTCTAACTAATGAGTATCGTCCAGAAAAAACCGACCGTCAATCGGTTTATTGTGCCATGCCGGCACTCCGCCTCGCTCTTGCGGGCAATCAAGCGACAGTAGGCCCGCGTTGCCGCCCAATCTCCCAGGACACCCCGCCACCGCGCACGGTTGCCGCAAGCTGCTGCCCCAGCCGCTGTTCAATCACCGGCTTCCACGGCACCAGCGAGAAGCCCATGCCGTCATCGAGCATCGCGTAGCGCCCGCTGGCGAGCATGACGCTGCGCCGGTAGATGCCAGCCACGCGCTGCCCGTCGGCCACGGGCCGGTGCTCCAGGCCGGTATCGGCGGCAATGTCTTTGGCGGCCTGTGCCAGTTCCCGGTTGCGCAGCGTGCCCAGCAGGTTGCGCG
This DNA window, taken from Acidovorax sp. HDW3, encodes the following:
- a CDS encoding BlaI/MecI/CopY family transcriptional regulator, with the protein product MTNHSVPTLGDLEIAVLEDIWRFGPSDTKAVYSRIGQSRSISLNTVQSTLERLFRKAMLQREKISHAYEYSARVSRRELIQKLVESTVRRVAGPQPDALLSAFVDLAARADDDQLKRLEELIARRRAELDQP